A single window of Cydia splendana chromosome 13, ilCydSple1.2, whole genome shotgun sequence DNA harbors:
- the LOC134796301 gene encoding broad-complex core protein-like codes for MPPPTAGGINEPQECPYCRRTFSCYYSLKRHFQDKHEQSDTLYVCEFCHRRYRTKNSLTTHKSLQHRGSSGMLKRLLKTSALQSALAPSPHHLFDLGASDHAPQLPPGLQ; via the coding sequence ATGCCCCCGCCGACCGCCGGCGGGATCAACGAGCCACAAGAGTGTCCGTACTGCCGCCGGACATTCTCTTGTTACTATTCCCTGAAGCGACACTTCCAAGACAAGCACGAGCAGTCCGACACCCTGTACGTGTGCGAGTTCTGCCACCGAAGGTACCGGACTAAGAACTCCCTGACGACGCACAAGAGTCTGCAGCACCGCGGCTCCAGCGGCATGCTGAAGCGCCTGCTGAAGACCTCGGCGCTGCAGAGCGCGCTCGCGCCCTCCCCGCATCACCTGTTCGACTTGGGCGCCAGCGACCACGCGCCCCAGCTACCCCCTGGCCTTCAATGA